The following proteins come from a genomic window of Canis lupus dingo isolate Sandy chromosome 20, ASM325472v2, whole genome shotgun sequence:
- the LOC112666918 gene encoding neutrophil elastase: MTARRVPAGPALGPLLLLATLLPGPALASEIVGGRPAQPHAWPFMVSLQRRGGHFCGGTLIAPNFVMSAAHCVDGLNFRSVVVVLGAHDLGERESTRQLFAVQRVFENGFDPVRLVNDIVLLQLNGSATINANVQVARLPAQNQGVGNGVQCLAMGWGQLGTAQPPPRILQELNVTVVTTLCRRSNVCTLVPRRRAGICFGDSGGPLVCNGLIQGIDSFIRGSCASGFFPDAFAPVAQFVDWINSIIRRPPALPPARPGQQDPERGAARVPPPAPHRPRPTQ, translated from the exons ATGACCGCCCGCCGAGTGCCCGccggccctgccctgggcccgctgctgctgctggccaCGCTGCTGCCCG GCCCCGCTCTGGCCTCGGAGATCGTGGGTGGCCGCCCGGCCCAGCCCCATGCATGGCCCTTCATGGTGTCCCTGCAGCGGCGTGGAGGTCACTTCTGTGGTGGGACCCTCATCGCCCCCAACTTCGTCATGTCGGCGGCCCACTGCGTGGATGGCTT GAACTTCCGGtcagtggtggtggtgctgggggcGCATGACCTGGGGGAACGCGAGAGCACCAGGCAGTTGTTCGCCGTCCAGCGGGTCTTTGAAAACGGCTTCGACCCCGTCAGGCTGGTGAATGACATCGTGCTCCTGCAG cTCAACGGCTCGGCCACCATCAACGCCAACGTGCAGGTGGCCAGGCTGCCCGCCCAGAATCAAGGCGTGGGCAACGGCGTGCAGTGCCTGGCCATGGGCTGGGGCCAGCTGGGCACGGCCCAGCCGCCGCCCAGGATCCTGCAGGAGCTCAACGTGACCGTGGTGACCACCCTGTGCCGCCGCTCCAACGTGTGCACGCTGGTGCCACGCCGGCGGGCCGGCATCTGCTTC GGGGACTCCGGGGGGCCCCTGGTCTGCAACGGGCTGATCCAGGGCATCGACTCCTTCATCCGCGGCAGCTGCGCCTCCGGGTTCTTCCCCGACGCCTTCGCCCCCGTCGCTCAGTTCGTGGACTGGATCAACTCCATCatccgccgcccgcccgccctcccgcccgcgcgccccggccAGCAGGACCCCGAACGAGGCGCCGCCCGCgtgccgccgcccgccccgcatCGCCCGCGTCCCACCCAATAA
- the LOC112666961 gene encoding proline-rich protein HaeIII subfamily 1-like, producing MSTRSPSGRGDAGRPGCRGEGAGPPSDRPETLHQDTRSGEASGVPRLVTGLCTEAPLNPHPARRSQLQQQDTPTAPSPGPTAAMLAPKVFGAKPTSPPHPPQGRAGNPKLCPEEETESLPLPGAPIYLRPVTYWSPVTSSPRSRTGARTEPGPDPSPDVSPPSLSPTGGHPWSQPIPGNPRGLPPLQPERTGGPASATGAGLLLGLGRDSGEGLRPPGASTWAWSPSADRGARPGAHSLALEGARSPRSERSQDSTLSPARTPPPPHPPHGTSLSQQEDRKLPKASTTNCSQGLPGLLQRPPEDPPGTRDPQASGTLRTPRLPETPRPPRPQGPLSSLRPPGPSGPPDPLDPRAPQAPETPRPGDPRPPSPPEDPPGPETPRPPETPRSPETLRPLRPP from the exons ATGTCGACACGGAGTCCGTCAGGACGTGGGGATGCGGGCAGGCCTGGGTGCCGCGGGGAGGGCGCTGGGCCCCCGAGTGACCGCCCGGAGACGCTGCACCAGGACACGCGTTCGGGGGAGGCCAGCGGGGTCCCCAGGCTGGTGACCGGACTGTGCACGGAGGCCCCACTCAACCCCCACCCGGCACGGCGTTCCCAACTGCAGCAGCAGGACACTCCGACTGCTCCCAGCCCCGGCCCCACAGCAGCCATGCTGGCCCCTAAGGTCTTTGGGGCAAAGCCTACCAGCCCTCCTCACCCACCCCAGGGCCGGGCGGGGAACCCCAAGCTGTGTCcagaagaggagacagagagccTTCCGCTCCCCGGAGCCCCCATCTACCTCCGCCCCGTCACCTACTGGTCACCGGTCACCAGCAGCCCAAGAAGCAGGACAGGAGCAAGGACCGAGCCTGGCCCAGACCCCTCCCCAGACGTGAGTCCCCCGAGCCTGTCGCCCACTGGGGGGCACCCTTGGTCTCAGCCCATCCCTGGGAACCCCCggggcctccctcccctgcagcctgAGAGGACAGGTGGCCCGGCCAGCGCCACTGGGGCAGGTCTGCTTCTGGGTCTGGGGAGGGACAGCGGGGAGGGGCTGAGGCCTCCTGGTGCCTCCACCTGGGCCTGGAGCCCCAGCGCTGACCGGGGTGCCCGGCCCGGGGCACACTCGCTGGCCCTGGAGGGTGCCCGCAGCCCAAGGTCTGAGCGCTCGCAGGACAG CACCCTGTCCCCAGCacgcacacccccacccccccaccctccgcaTGGCACCAGCCTCTCCCAGCAGGAAGACAGGAAGTTGCCCAAGGCCTCCACCACCAACTGCTCCCAGGGCTTGCCTGGACTCCTCCAACG GCCCCCGGAGGACCCCCCAGGCACCCGAGACCCCCAGGCCTCTGGGACCCTGAGGACCCCCAGACTCCCTGAGACCCCCAGGCCCCCTAGACCCCAGGGCCCCCTGAGCTCCCTCAGACCCCCAGGCCCCTCAGGCCCCCCAGACCCCCTAGACCCcagggccccccaggcccccgaGACCCCAAGGCCCGGAGACCCCAGGCCTCCCAGTCCCCCCGAGGACCCCCCAGGCCCCGAGACCCCCCGGCCCCCAGAGACCCCCAGGTCCCCCGAGACCCTCAGGCCCCTAAGGCCCCCCTAG